One Jannaschia sp. GRR-S6-38 genomic window carries:
- a CDS encoding carbohydrate ABC transporter permease, producing the protein MATDDDGIAGQKSSLTIVTNISVIFLVVLWLIPTVGLLVSSFRDRDAISASGWWLSPFAVEQNFAVATEGEFRQTPEGWVLEGNVFGKDGSGQITAFGGLRSDPTAFRPGETGELVRGRTLTVEADGGFTYIDPGEDAPRRNPTVYIASEVPPTFSMENYETIMTSAGMDRAFINTLTVTIPATIIPILIAAFAAYALAWMDFPMRGFLIAVVVGALVVPLQLALVPMLTFHNSIGIGQSFYGIWFAHTGFGLPLAIYLLRNYMVGLPRDIIESAKVDGATDFQVFTRIVLPLSFPALASFAIFQFLWTWNDLLVAKVFLPSNSESWVMTVKIADDLLGSRGGDWGILAAAAFVSIAVPLVVFFTMQRYLVRGLLAGSVK; encoded by the coding sequence ATGGCCACCGACGACGACGGCATCGCCGGCCAGAAGAGCTCGCTCACGATCGTCACCAACATCTCGGTGATCTTCCTGGTGGTGCTCTGGCTCATCCCCACGGTGGGGCTTCTGGTCTCCAGCTTCCGCGACCGCGACGCGATCTCGGCCTCGGGCTGGTGGCTCTCGCCCTTCGCGGTCGAGCAGAACTTCGCCGTCGCGACCGAGGGCGAGTTCCGCCAGACGCCCGAGGGCTGGGTGCTCGAGGGCAACGTCTTCGGCAAGGACGGCTCGGGCCAGATCACCGCCTTCGGCGGGCTGCGCTCGGATCCGACGGCCTTCCGCCCGGGCGAGACGGGCGAGCTGGTCCGCGGCCGCACCCTGACGGTCGAGGCCGACGGCGGCTTCACCTATATCGATCCGGGCGAGGACGCGCCCCGCCGCAACCCGACGGTCTACATCGCCTCCGAGGTGCCGCCCACATTCTCGATGGAGAATTACGAGACGATCATGACCTCGGCGGGCATGGACCGCGCCTTCATCAACACGCTGACGGTCACGATCCCGGCCACGATCATCCCGATCCTGATCGCGGCCTTCGCCGCCTATGCGCTGGCCTGGATGGACTTCCCGATGCGCGGCTTCCTGATCGCCGTCGTCGTGGGCGCGCTGGTCGTGCCGCTGCAGCTGGCGCTGGTGCCGATGCTCACCTTCCACAACTCCATCGGCATCGGGCAGAGCTTCTACGGCATCTGGTTCGCCCATACCGGCTTCGGCCTGCCGCTCGCGATCTACCTGTTGCGAAACTACATGGTCGGCCTGCCGCGCGACATCATCGAAAGCGCCAAGGTCGACGGGGCCACGGATTTCCAGGTCTTCACCCGGATCGTCCTGCCGCTCAGCTTCCCGGCGCTGGCCAGCTTCGCGATCTTCCAGTTCCTCTGGACCTGGAACGACCTGCTGGTGGCCAAGGTCTTCCTGCCGTCCAATTCCGAAAGCTGGGTGATGACGGTGAAGATCGCCGACGACCTCCTGGGCTCGCGCGGGGGCGACTGGGGCATCCTTGCCGCTGCGGCATTCGTGTCGATCGCGGTCCCGCTGGTGGTGTTCTTCACGATGCAACGCTACCTGGTCCGCGGCCTGCTGGCCGGTTCCGTGAAATAG
- a CDS encoding alpha-amylase family glycosyl hydrolase: MTATAAQTAPATDLDWWRGGVIYQIYPRSYQDTSGDGIGDLNGITARLPYVASLGVDAIWISPFFTSPMKDFGYDVSDYRDVDPMFGTLADFDRLVDTAHRLGIRVMIDLVLSHTSDQHPWFQESRASRSNPKSDWYVWADAKPDGTAPNNWLSIFGGGGWQWDVRRQQYYYHAFLTSQPDLNFHCPEVQDELLDVTRFWLDRGVDGFRLDTINFYMHDKELRDNPALPPERRNAKIAPAVNPYNHQEHLYSKNQPENLLFLKRFRELLDEYPGAAAVGEVGDAQFGMELLGEYTRDGHGVQMCYAFEFLAGDPLTAQRVAEVFDKMQAVAPDGWACWAFSNHDVTRHVTRWGLDAQGARCYAALIMALRGSVCLYQGEELGLSEARVAYEDLQDPYGIEFWPEFQGRDGCRTPMVWEPSNVNGGFSDVKPWLPVASEHLGNSVAAQETREDALLHHYRAVVALRIGSEVLRKGDQLDTQAHGDMLTFTREWQGERIFCAFNLGGEVCTTHMPEGEWQFIEGVGGMDPRKGTGGISLGPWQYTLLRAA; the protein is encoded by the coding sequence ATGACCGCTACCGCCGCGCAAACCGCACCCGCCACCGATCTCGACTGGTGGCGGGGCGGTGTCATCTACCAGATCTATCCGCGCTCCTACCAGGACACGTCAGGCGACGGCATCGGCGACCTGAACGGCATCACCGCGCGCCTGCCCTATGTCGCCTCGCTGGGCGTGGACGCGATCTGGATCTCGCCGTTCTTCACCTCGCCGATGAAGGATTTCGGCTACGACGTCAGCGATTACCGCGACGTCGATCCCATGTTCGGCACGCTGGCCGATTTCGACCGGCTTGTGGACACCGCCCACCGGCTGGGCATCCGTGTGATGATCGACCTCGTGCTGTCGCACACCTCCGACCAGCATCCCTGGTTCCAGGAAAGCCGCGCCAGCCGCAGCAACCCGAAATCCGACTGGTATGTCTGGGCCGACGCCAAGCCCGACGGCACCGCGCCCAACAACTGGCTGTCGATCTTCGGCGGCGGCGGCTGGCAATGGGACGTGCGGCGCCAGCAATACTACTACCACGCCTTCCTCACCTCGCAGCCGGACCTGAACTTCCACTGTCCCGAGGTGCAGGACGAGCTGCTCGACGTCACCCGCTTCTGGCTCGATCGCGGCGTCGACGGCTTCCGCCTCGATACGATCAACTTCTACATGCACGACAAGGAGTTGCGCGACAATCCGGCCCTCCCGCCCGAGCGGCGCAACGCCAAGATCGCGCCCGCGGTGAACCCCTACAACCACCAGGAACATCTCTACTCCAAGAACCAGCCCGAGAACCTGCTGTTCCTGAAGCGCTTCCGCGAACTTCTGGACGAATATCCCGGCGCCGCCGCCGTGGGCGAGGTCGGCGACGCGCAGTTCGGGATGGAGCTTCTGGGCGAATACACTCGCGACGGGCACGGCGTGCAGATGTGCTACGCCTTCGAGTTCCTCGCCGGCGATCCGCTGACCGCGCAGCGTGTGGCCGAGGTGTTCGACAAGATGCAGGCCGTGGCGCCCGACGGCTGGGCCTGCTGGGCCTTCTCAAACCACGACGTCACCCGCCACGTCACCCGCTGGGGCCTCGATGCGCAGGGCGCGCGCTGCTACGCGGCGCTGATCATGGCGCTGCGCGGCTCGGTCTGTCTCTACCAGGGCGAGGAGCTGGGCCTGTCGGAAGCGCGCGTCGCCTACGAGGACCTGCAGGACCCGTATGGCATCGAGTTCTGGCCCGAGTTCCAGGGCCGCGACGGCTGCCGCACGCCGATGGTCTGGGAGCCGTCGAACGTCAATGGCGGCTTCTCGGACGTGAAGCCCTGGCTGCCCGTCGCCTCCGAGCATCTGGGCAATTCCGTCGCCGCGCAGGAGACGCGCGAGGACGCGCTTCTGCACCATTATCGCGCGGTCGTGGCGCTGCGTATCGGCTCCGAGGTTCTGCGCAAGGGCGACCAGCTCGACACGCAGGCGCATGGCGACATGCTGACCTTCACCCGCGAATGGCAGGGCGAGCGCATCTTCTGCGCGTTCAACCTCGGCGGCGAGGTCTGCACCACGCATATGCCCGAGGGCGAGTGGCAGTTCATCGAGGGCGTGGGAGGGATGGACCCGCGCAAGGGAACGGGCGGCATAAGCCTGGGGCCGTGGCAATACACCTTGCTGCGCGCGGCCTGA
- a CDS encoding ABC transporter ATP-binding protein → MANLKLTDVSKVYGGQVEVLKDIDLDIKTGELIVFVGPSGCGKSTLLRMIAGLEKISGGTLEIDGQVVNDVPPSERGIAMVFQSYALYPHMTVRDNMAFALKIAKKSKEEIDRAVNAAAAKLQLTEYLDRLPKALSGGQRQRVAIGRSIVRDPKVYLFDEPLSNLDAALRVATRIEIAQLKEQMPDSTMIYVTHDQVEAMTLATRIVVLDALKDNGGKYSIAQVGSPLDLYERPNGEFVARFIGSPAMNLLQGEIVGTGETTTIRTRDGGGTITSTVPSKPEDQGAAVNIGIRPEDAVQTEGENYAFGGTVEVEERLGEVTLFYFERAQPEDNQVIAKLQGIHPNLRGQTLRLTADPSKVHIFRNGVSLLYR, encoded by the coding sequence ATGGCCAATCTGAAGCTCACCGACGTCTCGAAGGTCTATGGCGGCCAGGTCGAGGTGCTCAAGGATATCGATCTCGACATCAAGACCGGCGAGCTGATCGTCTTCGTGGGGCCCTCGGGCTGCGGCAAGTCCACGCTTCTGCGGATGATCGCGGGGCTCGAGAAGATCTCGGGCGGCACGCTCGAGATCGACGGCCAGGTCGTCAACGACGTGCCGCCCTCCGAGCGGGGCATCGCGATGGTGTTCCAGTCCTACGCGCTTTACCCGCACATGACCGTGCGCGACAACATGGCCTTCGCCCTCAAGATCGCCAAGAAATCGAAGGAGGAGATCGACCGCGCCGTCAACGCCGCCGCCGCAAAGCTGCAACTGACCGAATATCTCGATCGCCTGCCCAAGGCCCTGTCGGGCGGCCAGCGCCAGCGCGTCGCCATCGGCCGTTCCATCGTGCGCGACCCGAAGGTCTATCTCTTCGACGAGCCGCTCTCGAACCTCGACGCCGCGCTGCGCGTCGCCACCCGGATCGAGATCGCGCAGCTCAAGGAGCAGATGCCCGACTCCACCATGATCTACGTCACCCACGACCAGGTCGAGGCGATGACGCTCGCCACCCGGATCGTCGTGCTCGACGCGCTCAAGGACAATGGCGGCAAATATTCCATCGCGCAGGTCGGCTCGCCGCTCGATCTCTACGAGCGGCCGAACGGCGAATTCGTCGCCCGCTTCATCGGCTCGCCCGCGATGAACCTCCTGCAGGGCGAGATCGTCGGCACCGGCGAGACCACGACCATCCGTACGCGCGACGGCGGCGGCACGATCACCTCGACCGTGCCCTCGAAGCCCGAGGATCAGGGCGCCGCGGTCAATATCGGCATCCGTCCCGAAGACGCGGTCCAGACCGAGGGCGAGAACTACGCCTTCGGCGGCACGGTCGAGGTCGAGGAGCGGCTGGGCGAGGTCACGCTGTTCTACTTCGAACGCGCCCAGCCGGAGGACAACCAGGTCATCGCCAAGCTGCAGGGCATCCACCCGAACCTGCGCGGCCAGACCCTGCGACTGACCGCCGATCCGTCGAAGGTCCACATCTTCCGGAACGGAGTGTCGCTGCTTTATCGCTAA
- the hpt gene encoding hypoxanthine phosphoribosyltransferase, with amino-acid sequence MPDGFAGGNMGQDYEIDQMISAKAIAARIEALAREIELRFAGTDKLVVVGLLRGSFVFIADLVRELDLPVEVDFLEASSYGDAMESSREVRILKDLRGEIGGRDVLVVEDIVDTGFTLHHVLGLLGSRAPKRLETIALLDKPSRREVDIKATWTGFEIPDAFVVGYGIDYGQRNRNLPFIGQVRLTQ; translated from the coding sequence ATGCCGGATGGGTTCGCGGGGGGCAACATGGGCCAGGATTACGAGATCGACCAGATGATCAGCGCCAAGGCGATCGCGGCGCGGATCGAGGCGCTGGCGCGCGAGATCGAGCTGCGCTTCGCGGGGACCGACAAGCTGGTGGTGGTCGGGCTGTTGCGCGGGTCCTTCGTCTTCATCGCCGACTTGGTGCGCGAGCTGGACCTGCCGGTGGAGGTCGATTTCCTCGAGGCGTCGTCTTACGGCGACGCGATGGAGAGCTCGCGCGAGGTGCGGATCCTGAAGGATCTGCGCGGTGAGATCGGCGGCCGCGATGTGCTGGTGGTCGAGGATATCGTCGACACGGGCTTCACGCTGCACCACGTGCTGGGCCTGCTGGGCTCGCGCGCGCCGAAGCGGCTGGAGACGATCGCCCTGCTCGACAAGCCGTCGCGGCGCGAGGTCGACATCAAGGCGACCTGGACCGGCTTCGAGATCCCCGACGCCTTCGTGGTGGGCTACGGGATCGATTACGGGCAGCGCAATCGCAATCTGCCCTTCATCGGGCAGGTGCGGCTGACTCAGTAG
- a CDS encoding type II toxin-antitoxin system RatA family toxin: MPRHSETRELPYTPQQMYDLVADVEKYPQFLPWTAAARIRSREETGEGEVMLADLVISFKVFRERFGSRVVLHPERHVIETEYLDGPFRHLQSEWRFEATGQGCRVHFWVDFEFRNAFIGRVVGAVFNEAMQRVVAAFERRARQLYGPAAA; the protein is encoded by the coding sequence ATGCCCCGCCACTCCGAGACCCGCGAGCTGCCCTATACGCCGCAGCAGATGTACGACCTCGTCGCGGATGTCGAGAAATACCCGCAATTCCTGCCCTGGACCGCCGCCGCGCGCATCCGCTCGCGCGAGGAGACGGGGGAGGGCGAGGTGATGCTCGCGGACCTCGTGATCTCCTTCAAGGTGTTCCGCGAACGCTTCGGCAGCCGCGTCGTGCTGCATCCCGAGCGCCACGTCATCGAGACCGAATATCTCGACGGGCCGTTCCGCCACCTGCAATCGGAATGGCGCTTCGAGGCGACGGGGCAGGGGTGCCGGGTGCATTTCTGGGTCGATTTCGAGTTCCGCAACGCCTTCATCGGGCGGGTCGTCGGCGCCGTCTTCAACGAGGCGATGCAGCGGGTCGTGGCGGCCTTCGAACGGCGCGCCCGCCAGCTCTACGGCCCCGCCGCCGCCTGA
- a CDS encoding CinA family protein, which produces MSAAALLDACRARGLTIATAESCTGGMVAAALTDPAGASDVFLWGVVTYSNAAKVDLLGVGADTLAAHGAVSEAVAREMAEGARARSGADLAVSITGIAGPGGSEFKPEGRVCFGIAAAGATRVETVEFGARGRGAVRLAARDHALGLLSQAAAGP; this is translated from the coding sequence GTGAGCGCGGCGGCCCTCCTCGACGCCTGCCGGGCGCGCGGCCTGACCATCGCCACGGCCGAGAGCTGCACCGGCGGGATGGTGGCCGCGGCGCTGACCGATCCGGCGGGCGCGTCGGACGTGTTCCTGTGGGGCGTGGTGACCTATTCGAACGCCGCGAAGGTCGACCTGCTGGGCGTGGGTGCCGACACGCTGGCGGCCCATGGCGCGGTGAGCGAGGCGGTGGCGCGCGAGATGGCCGAGGGCGCGCGGGCGCGGTCGGGCGCCGATCTGGCGGTGTCGATCACCGGGATCGCGGGGCCCGGCGGGTCGGAGTTCAAGCCCGAGGGCCGCGTCTGCTTCGGCATCGCCGCGGCCGGGGCCACGCGGGTCGAAACGGTCGAGTTCGGCGCGCGCGGGCGCGGCGCGGTGCGGCTGGCGGCGCGCGATCACGCGCTCGGCCTGCTCAGTCAGGCGGCGGCGGGGCCGTAG
- a CDS encoding phosphatidylglycerophosphatase A family protein → MARAIATVGFVGLLRPAPGTWGSLAALPLGWLAMQGGPVLFTVLTLALIPLGYWATERVTRGAADHDPGEVVIDEVLGQWIALWPIAWGSWAAGAPVTALWPGWVAAFVLFRLFDIWKPGPVGWVDARDDVWGVVLDDAVAGVFAALGVVALAGLAHL, encoded by the coding sequence ATCGCCCGGGCAATCGCCACGGTGGGCTTTGTCGGGCTGCTGCGCCCGGCGCCCGGGACCTGGGGCTCGCTGGCCGCGCTGCCCTTGGGCTGGCTGGCGATGCAGGGGGGACCCGTCCTCTTCACGGTCCTGACGCTGGCGCTGATCCCGCTGGGCTACTGGGCGACGGAACGGGTCACGCGCGGCGCGGCCGACCACGATCCGGGCGAAGTGGTGATCGACGAGGTGCTGGGACAATGGATCGCGCTTTGGCCGATCGCCTGGGGGTCCTGGGCCGCGGGCGCGCCGGTCACCGCGCTCTGGCCCGGCTGGGTGGCGGCCTTCGTGCTGTTCCGGCTGTTCGACATCTGGAAGCCGGGGCCCGTGGGCTGGGTCGATGCGCGGGACGATGTCTGGGGCGTGGTGCTGGACGACGCGGTGGCGGGGGTCTTCGCCGCGCTCGGCGTCGTCGCCCTGGCCGGGCTGGCACATCTGTGA
- a CDS encoding bifunctional 2-C-methyl-D-erythritol 4-phosphate cytidylyltransferase/2-C-methyl-D-erythritol 2,4-cyclodiphosphate synthase, with translation MDRPTATALIVAAGRGTRAGGGLPKQWRDLAGQPVVARSVAAFAGAVDAVIVVIHPEDRARAEAALPGVTLVEGGATRSDSVRAGLAAVKTELVLIHDAARPGVPRAVIDRVLAALDAHDGAAPALPVTDALWRGDGVVEGVAERSGLWRAQTPQGFRTAAIRAAHAAHPGAAADDVEVARAAGIAVAIVAGDEAAMKITGPEDFARAERLFAGGGMDIRVGNGFDVHRFGPGDHVMLCGVAVPFGRGLQGHSDADVGLHTIADAIYGALAEGDIGTHFPPSDPQWKGAESHVFLRHAAGLARDRGFAIGNVDATLICEAPKIGPHAAAMRDCVAAIMGLEVGRVSVKATTTERLGFAGRGEGIACQATVTLVRP, from the coding sequence ATGGATCGACCCACCGCCACCGCCCTGATCGTCGCCGCCGGGCGCGGGACGCGTGCGGGCGGCGGGCTTCCGAAGCAATGGCGCGACCTGGCGGGCCAGCCTGTGGTGGCGCGCAGCGTCGCGGCATTCGCGGGCGCGGTAGACGCGGTGATCGTGGTGATCCACCCCGAAGACCGGGCGCGGGCCGAAGCGGCGCTGCCCGGCGTGACGCTTGTCGAGGGCGGCGCGACGCGGTCGGACTCGGTGCGCGCGGGGCTGGCGGCGGTCAAGACGGAGCTGGTCCTGATCCACGACGCGGCGCGGCCGGGCGTGCCGCGCGCGGTGATCGACCGGGTGCTGGCGGCGCTCGACGCGCATGACGGCGCGGCCCCGGCCCTTCCGGTGACGGATGCGCTCTGGCGCGGCGATGGCGTGGTCGAGGGCGTGGCCGAGCGTTCGGGGCTCTGGCGGGCGCAGACGCCGCAAGGCTTCCGCACGGCGGCGATCCGGGCTGCGCATGCCGCGCATCCCGGCGCGGCGGCCGATGACGTGGAGGTCGCGCGCGCGGCCGGGATCGCGGTCGCCATCGTGGCGGGCGACGAGGCGGCGATGAAGATCACCGGGCCCGAGGATTTCGCCCGGGCGGAGCGGCTGTTTGCGGGGGGTGGCATGGATATTCGGGTCGGCAACGGGTTCGACGTGCACCGCTTCGGGCCGGGCGATCACGTGATGCTCTGCGGCGTCGCGGTGCCCTTCGGGCGCGGCCTGCAGGGCCATTCGGATGCGGATGTCGGGCTGCACACCATCGCCGACGCGATCTATGGCGCGCTGGCCGAGGGCGATATCGGCACGCATTTCCCGCCCTCCGACCCGCAATGGAAGGGCGCGGAGAGCCATGTCTTCCTGCGCCACGCCGCCGGGCTGGCCCGCGACCGGGGCTTCGCCATCGGCAATGTGGACGCGACGCTGATCTGCGAGGCGCCGAAGATCGGGCCGCATGCGGCGGCGATGCGCGACTGCGTGGCCGCGATCATGGGGCTGGAGGTCGGGCGCGTGTCGGTGAAGGCCACCACGACGGAACGGCTGGGCTTCGCGGGCCGCGGCGAGGGGATCGCCTGCCAGGCCACGGTGACGCTGGTGCGCCCGTGA
- the dusB gene encoding tRNA dihydrouridine synthase DusB: MAGITDLPFRDLVQRFGAGLVVSEMVASQEMVEAKPSVRDRAELGTGVAGTAVQIAGREPRWMAEAAKLLEGQGARIIDINMGCPAKKVTSGASGSALLRDHDHAMRLIEATVAAVAVPVTLKTRLGWDDASRDTAALARRAEAAGIRMLTIHGRTRCQFYKGRADWAAIAGIVDAVAIPVLANGDITDAAAARAALAASGAAGVMIGRGVQGRPWLPAQIAAALGHGPAPAIPEGAALARMVADHYRAMLEFYGPLGARVARKHLGWYMDRAATPPALRKRILTAPPGEVLACLPEALSPGLERAA; the protein is encoded by the coding sequence ATGGCCGGGATCACGGATCTGCCGTTCCGCGACCTCGTGCAGCGTTTCGGCGCCGGTCTCGTCGTCAGCGAGATGGTCGCCAGCCAGGAGATGGTCGAGGCCAAGCCCTCCGTCCGCGACCGCGCCGAGCTCGGCACCGGCGTCGCCGGCACGGCGGTGCAGATCGCCGGGCGCGAGCCGCGCTGGATGGCCGAGGCCGCGAAGCTGCTCGAAGGGCAGGGCGCGCGGATCATCGACATCAACATGGGCTGCCCCGCCAAGAAGGTCACCAGCGGCGCCTCGGGCTCCGCGCTCCTGCGCGACCACGATCACGCGATGCGCCTGATCGAGGCGACCGTCGCGGCCGTCGCGGTGCCGGTGACGCTCAAGACCCGGCTGGGCTGGGACGACGCCAGCCGCGACACCGCGGCGCTCGCCCGCCGGGCCGAGGCGGCGGGCATCCGGATGCTGACGATCCACGGCCGCACCCGCTGCCAGTTCTACAAGGGCCGTGCCGACTGGGCCGCGATCGCCGGCATCGTCGACGCCGTTGCGATCCCCGTGCTCGCCAATGGCGACATCACCGACGCGGCCGCCGCGCGCGCCGCGCTGGCCGCCTCGGGGGCGGCGGGCGTGATGATCGGGCGCGGCGTGCAGGGCCGCCCCTGGCTGCCCGCGCAGATCGCCGCCGCGCTGGGCCACGGCCCCGCGCCCGCCATCCCGGAGGGCGCGGCGCTCGCGCGGATGGTGGCCGATCACTACCGCGCCATGCTCGAGTTCTACGGCCCCCTCGGCGCCCGCGTCGCGCGCAAGCATCTGGGCTGGTACATGGACCGCGCCGCCACGCCGCCGGCCCTGCGCAAGCGCATCCTGACCGCGCCGCCGGGCGAGGTTCTGGCCTGCCTGCCCGAGGCCCTGTCCCCGGGACTGGAGCGGGCGGCATGA
- a CDS encoding two-component system sensor histidine kinase NtrB — protein sequence MTQSPVWQALPLPALTLDSEDRIEAVNGPAEGFLNRSSKTLTGQALPGILDVDGGLANATARVRRNGAPLTLHDSALRMGPAPAIPCDLHLAPLGEGILVLISPQQIAGRMDRARSSRTAARSAIGMAEMLAHEIKNPLAGITGAAQLLSMNLAPEDLELTDLIVAETRRIVKLLEQVEQFGNLRPPQRRAVNIHDVLDRARKSAMVGFAAHVTIDEAYDPSLPHTLADPDQLQQVFLNLLKNAAQVLEPGKTITLRTFYELSLRVRRPDGSGGAVPLQVEVIDDGPGIPPEMAGSLFEPFVSGRENGTGLGLALVAKIVHEHDGWITVDSAPGRTAFRISLPMATNDMKTDPQDVGG from the coding sequence ATGACCCAGTCCCCCGTCTGGCAGGCCCTGCCGCTCCCGGCGCTGACCCTCGATTCCGAGGACCGGATCGAGGCGGTGAACGGCCCGGCCGAGGGCTTCCTCAACCGCTCCAGCAAGACGCTGACGGGCCAGGCGCTGCCCGGCATCCTCGATGTCGATGGCGGGCTCGCCAACGCCACCGCCCGGGTGCGCCGCAACGGCGCGCCGCTCACGCTGCACGACAGCGCCCTGCGCATGGGCCCCGCGCCCGCCATCCCCTGCGACCTGCATCTCGCGCCGCTGGGCGAGGGGATCCTGGTCCTGATCTCGCCCCAGCAGATCGCGGGCCGCATGGACCGCGCCCGCTCCTCGCGCACGGCGGCGCGCTCGGCCATCGGCATGGCCGAGATGCTGGCCCACGAGATCAAGAACCCGCTCGCCGGGATCACCGGCGCGGCGCAGCTTCTCAGCATGAACCTCGCGCCCGAAGACCTTGAATTGACGGACCTCATCGTCGCCGAGACGCGCCGCATCGTGAAGCTGCTCGAACAGGTCGAGCAATTCGGCAACCTGCGCCCGCCGCAGCGCCGCGCGGTCAATATCCACGACGTGCTCGACCGCGCGCGCAAATCCGCGATGGTGGGCTTCGCCGCGCATGTCACCATCGACGAGGCCTACGACCCCTCGCTGCCGCACACGCTGGCCGATCCCGACCAGCTGCAGCAGGTCTTCCTGAACCTTCTCAAGAACGCGGCCCAGGTGCTCGAGCCCGGCAAGACCATCACCCTGCGCACCTTCTACGAGCTGTCGCTGCGCGTGCGCCGCCCCGACGGCTCGGGCGGCGCGGTGCCGCTGCAGGTTGAGGTGATCGACGACGGCCCCGGCATCCCGCCCGAAATGGCGGGCAGCCTCTTCGAACCCTTCGTCTCGGGCCGCGAGAACGGCACCGGGCTCGGCCTCGCGCTGGTGGCCAAGATCGTCCACGAGCATGACGGCTGGATCACCGTCGACAGCGCGCCCGGCCGCACCGCTTTCCGAATCTCGCTGCCGATGGCCACGAACGACATGAAGACCGACCCGCAAGACGTTGGAGGATAA
- a CDS encoding response regulator — protein MDGTILVADDDRTIRTVLTQALTRAGCKVHATSSLVTLMRWVEEGKGDLVISDVVMPDGNGLDMLPKIGAERPGLPVIVISAQNTIMTAIQAAEAEAYDYLPKPFDLPDLMKRASRALEQKRKAAPAPAPETEETDDLPLVGRTPRMQALYRLVARVMNTDLPVLITGESGTGKSLIARAIHDFSDRRTLPFVVAGAEDLAGFDGPAELVARARGGSILFDEVGDLDDAAQARVVRLLDTIEGTGPRVMATAQRDLTPRLDAEERGFRSDLYYRLAGAQLDVPALRERVDDIPLLAAHFLTRAERDGGTLRRFSDEAMALVRAHPWPGNVRQLENIVRRLVATSPAEEIVKPEVEAVLGPQAAGPRTVATTEGLSGAVEAHLRRYFDLQGGQLPPAGLYQRVLREVEAPLIEIALDATAGNQARCADLLGINRNTLRKKITDLDILVTRRRKLM, from the coding sequence ATGGACGGTACCATTCTGGTCGCCGACGACGACCGCACGATCCGCACGGTGCTCACCCAGGCGCTGACGCGCGCGGGCTGCAAGGTGCACGCGACCTCCTCGCTGGTGACGCTGATGCGCTGGGTGGAGGAGGGGAAAGGGGACCTCGTCATCTCGGACGTGGTCATGCCCGACGGCAACGGGCTCGACATGCTGCCCAAGATCGGCGCCGAACGGCCCGGCCTGCCGGTGATCGTAATCTCGGCGCAGAACACCATCATGACCGCGATCCAGGCCGCCGAGGCCGAGGCCTACGACTACCTGCCCAAGCCCTTCGACCTGCCCGACCTGATGAAGCGCGCCTCCCGCGCGCTGGAACAGAAGCGCAAGGCCGCGCCCGCGCCCGCCCCCGAGACGGAGGAGACCGACGATCTGCCGCTGGTCGGCCGCACGCCGCGGATGCAAGCGCTCTACCGCCTCGTGGCGCGGGTGATGAACACCGACCTGCCGGTCCTGATCACCGGCGAAAGCGGCACCGGCAAATCCCTGATCGCGCGCGCCATTCATGATTTCTCCGACCGTCGCACGCTGCCCTTCGTGGTCGCCGGGGCCGAGGATCTGGCGGGCTTCGACGGCCCGGCCGAACTGGTCGCCCGGGCGCGCGGCGGCTCGATCCTCTTCGACGAGGTGGGCGATCTCGACGACGCGGCGCAGGCGCGCGTGGTCCGCCTTCTCGACACGATCGAAGGCACCGGCCCGCGCGTCATGGCCACCGCCCAGCGCGACCTGACGCCCCGGCTCGACGCCGAGGAGCGGGGCTTCCGCTCGGATCTCTACTACCGGCTGGCCGGGGCGCAGCTCGATGTGCCGGCCCTGCGCGAACGCGTCGACGACATCCCGCTTCTGGCCGCGCATTTCCTGACCCGGGCCGAGCGCGACGGCGGCACGCTGCGCCGCTTCTCGGACGAGGCGATGGCCCTCGTCCGCGCCCATCCCTGGCCCGGCAACGTGCGCCAGCTCGAAAACATCGTCCGCCGACTCGTCGCGACCTCGCCCGCCGAGGAGATCGTGAAGCCCGAGGTCGAGGCCGTACTGGGCCCCCAGGCCGCGGGCCCGCGCACCGTCGCCACGACCGAAGGGCTGTCGGGCGCGGTCGAGGCCCATCTGCGACGCTATTTCGACCTGCAGGGCGGGCAGTTGCCGCCCGCCGGGCTCTACCAGCGGGTCCTGCGCGAGGTCGAGGCGCCGCTGATCGAGATCGCCCTCGACGCCACCGCGGGGAACCAGGCGCGCTGCGCCGATCTTCTGGGCATCAACCGCAATACGCTGCGCAAGAAGATCACCGATCTCGATATCCTCGTGACACGGCGCCGCAAGTTGATGTAA